The Choristoneura fumiferana chromosome Z, NRCan_CFum_1, whole genome shotgun sequence DNA window gtcggtacatataaaattattgtGGTCTTACCGCGAAAAATATTTATGTCAAAAATGCTGAGAATATAATATCAAGAAACCTCAGAAAGATTTGTTCAGTCATCGGAATCAAACGCTAAGGCCAACAAGCCGTTTAAAGAGATAAGGTTGGCCGGAGCAGGAAAATGTTTACGAAAAATAAGAAGCGGGCAAGTGCGTGTCGTCAAATGAATTTAGTTACTTTTTTATAACAGagctgtccatcggaggacaattttggcCGTAGGTATCTAGTTATTTTGCCGTTGTTCAATAAGAAAttctagaaaacaaaatatgagaGTGTGGTAGACATTTGTTTCGAGTTCTGTGTAAAAGAATCCGTGCGCAGGTTTGCCACCCTGTGGCAGTGGATCCGGTGGTATGGTTAGTCCCTCTTGGCAcgagttataaatatattatatatatatatatttatatttatttattatggaactttgatcaaacgataatgaacatgtcagttcccaaaggccttaactataaaaacaccacaacagccatacgatttaaatgagtaacaaCTCGTGCCAAGAGGGACTAACCATACCACCGGATCCCCTGCCACAGGGTGGCAAACCTGCGCACGGATTCTTTTACACAGAACTCGAAACAAATGTCTACCACACTCATATACATATatgaggtaatggtggatgaacgatggcTTAACAAATTAAGTTAAAATGGTCACTACAACGATCGCTAACTATTGCTCCTTActtcaaaaacttattatttttgaaacactATCTAAATTATTTCCATATCTTTCCGTAAGTACTTTAACTACGGAAGTATCAAaaaaattttatgttaaaaatttatttattaatacaagctttttgctgactgtacttccaCTGTCGTCCAACTTACctacatatgtataccaaatttcaagtcaatccgaccactggaagtattGAAATTGTCAAAACTGTCTGGGAAAAAATATCATATACTTAGGCCCTTTTGAGGAGAACCTATAGGTACattgcaagtttaataaagcttgtaaaatacgcTTATTCATCTTCAGAATTCCATTAGCATAGGCATAGCCTATAATTTTCTTATAGTGCCCGGCATGTGGAAGAGAAACAGGCAGGCAGACAGGACGGACAGGAAATGCCATAAaactaggtatttaattaaagcggaatatttttgacattttggttaCGCAACCTTAAAAACCGtcttaataaatatgtaaagcCTCACAGCGATAAAAGCTTCTGGGAAGCGATTTGTTATGAGTTTTATTTGTACAGTCAGGCACAACGACCTAGGTGTACGATACACGCTACAAGGTGTcgtttttgatttccgttaactttaaggaagCGTTCAATAGgtcaaatgaaatattttttatcgacacccatataataatatagcaaATCcaccattatgcgttcaaaaccaTAACCAGCATTAAGACATTGGATCCTATTAtaaacacggctgtatcgtaatggtcattcaTTACGATACACCAGaattactacgaaactcgaaacttcaagttcgtgtcgtgcggtctctctgacacttatactatttaatacgagaacgagagggacggtacgatacgaacttcgagtttcgtagtagctctgctgtaTCGTAATgcgatttcatacatcattacagcaccggggcgcgccgcgccgcgcgcacaAGCAGCaccaggtcgtcgcgcgcgcagcggctCATGGGGcagacataggtacctacctaaggtCATtaattctcaatggttcttgaacacatgatagtggatttaatatatagataaaatattgtatgcaactgtacgtaattaggccttaaaacactcatgtgacccagccgagtttcataaaaccacactcgtgttttaagtacttacccctattacgatacagttgcatcaATAACTATTACAACTCACTAGCGGTCTAACTCACctattaagataattaattaatatgtgCAGCAAAACAGTGTAAGGGTtcttaatttattactttctttttaattaattgaaacgGAGTGtttattcacaattttttagcaaaatcgtTGTATAATGAATGGGCGTCTCGATTGTTCAATGAAGTGAAATCGCTCGCCGCACCGCGGGTCACGCAAGTCATTTGCAAAATATGAAGACTAACAACTTTTCCAAACAACCATTCTTTTCAATTATTATATGAGGATTTTTTTTCCCCAGATGGACCTttgtcattttgttttattttttctcttgccattgtgtgtatattttgtaaacagcgCCATCTTAACTTTAAGGACGATATGATTATCTTAAATTGAAATAGATGTCTCTGACAAAAGGTGGAAAACAACGCCATCTGTCATTAATGTTTAGAACTGCAATGACAAAGAATGAGCAAAGCACATCAAATTTTACCTAAAGTTAAGTAATTGTAGTTAACTGGAATTCTAGTAGATGGCGCTGAAATATTACGAACAGCGCTATCTAGCAGTTATATACAGAAGTATAATGAAAGCTAATTCAACTAAATCGTTGCTTAGTCTAGTAACTGTTCTTAATACTTCAAATAATGGTCGATAGATGGCGAACACATTCTAATTTCTTAATTTTCCCAATAGATGTCACTATAGCTAGACAGGTAAACAGGGGTGCGGGGTAGGACGACAAAAGGGACCGAGGTGCGGACGGCAAACGAGACGTTAGGCTTgttgtttcttttaaaaaaaatatggctgtccattggaggacaattttgccagtgtctagtaggttttgccgttgtacggctAAAAGAttctaaaaaacgaaatatgagaggtaatctTAGGAgttaatggtggatgaacgatgacagcgcgaatctcgaaacgttaggcaatacggcctctggcttCAATCTCATATGAAGAATTACCGACAAATCTATCGTcaaacagtaaaataaatgttgactaagaaaaattatatttcacaACATAAATGTCATTAAATTTAGATACAAATAATAGATTGTCGCTCGGTATATGTCAATTGGTAGTCACATTGGTGAAACGGGCTCTGAGACCGTATACGTAACGTTTATGACGTCCAATTAAGGTTCAATAAAGGTAAAGTTCAATAAAGGTTctgccacaaaacaaacgaagtgacgtgctctgtacgccacagaaaaaccagcgacaaatcaacttgatttttaattccattgcagaagaattaatttcgagttgaatgttggtcatgtatagattctgatgaccgtggcgtgtgaagcattccattggctgtcacgactagaTGGCTCTGGCGGAGAAGAGGTtaaacagcaaaaaaataaaaagaatattatgaatttatgactcaacattttatatttcaaagcgataataataaactattaaatcatcttaataaataataaattgcgACGATTTTGGCACGTAAcgtgtacaaaataaaattttgagatacatatttaaagtcttacgtcatacataacataacacaaATACAGCATGTTCTGTTTCAAGAGAAGTGATGGCTTTTTTCGTTATTTAGGTGGATTGGTTTAAACCTATGCCAATGCATCACTTGTGCATAGCCTCGGGCTTCTTAATGATGTTAGTGTGACTAGGCATGGTGAGAGGGAGGAACCTGGCCTTGCGACGGTGGTGCCTGGGCGGCGGTTTGCGGGGCATGGCCCGGGTCTTGATTAACCTGGCTTGGGGCTTGAGGTGCTTGGCCAGGGGCCTGAGCGGCCGGAGGGGCTTGAGGGGCCTGAGGGGCCTGAGCCGGAGGGGCCGGCGGCACCTGGTCTTGGGTCTGAGGCGCCTGGGCTTGAATTACCGGGGGTGGTGCTTGGTTCAAGTTTTGATTGTGGGGCGGTGCTTGACCCTGGGGCGGCTGTTGACCTTGTTGGAACTGGGCCTGTTGTTGCCCCTGGAACTGAGGCTGTTGACCTTGGTACTGAGGTTGACCGTGGTACTGCTGTTGTCCTTGGTACTGTGGGGGATGGCCCTGGTACTGCGGCGGTTGACCTTGATACTGAGGCTGCCCTTGGTAGTGCGGCGGTTGTTGGAACTGTCCCTGCGGTTGGCCTTGGAACTGTCCCGGGTGCTGTTGGTACTGCTGCTGATACGCCTGCTGCTGTTGGTAGGCTTGGTTGATCTGGTGCTGGGCACCCGGCACGGGGCGGCCGTGAGCGTCGACCTGTAAACAATAACACTTGTTATTTACTGTACCACGGTATTTCTCACGACCGTAAAAATTAAAGAGCGTAATCATGAATCAACTTATTGTTTGTTGATATTTATAACATGAAAATCAAATCTCACTAAAGTAGGCATTTATTAGTGAGTGTGAATGCAAATGCTTGAATTAAAAAACAGAtggaaattaataaatttaataataacttgATGTGGTCATATGGCTATGAAAAGCTTTTACCACTTACCTATGAAAATTTGGTTTTGATGCCTAATACGGAATATGCAagtcttgtttattttttcatacctGTCTAAATTGTAACAAACAGAATTCTGgaagatttatttaaatatcttaGTCAATTAGATGGAGAGAGTCGTCATGTACTATACTATAACGTCATATAACATGAGGattagaggtgggtaaatccggatctgaagattcaaaagagtcagatcctcaagcggatccgaatcccttaatgactcctttcaaatcttattgactccggagttactaactccgactggatcgagcggctcgcctcgctcgtgatcgccgtcacgctcactcacactgactcgctccgtccgcctgctttcgctctcgctcggctcggatcggatcggcagggctactacgaaactcgaagttcgtatcgtaccgtccctctcgctctcgtattaaatagtataagtgtcagagggaccgcacgacacgaacttcgattttggagtttcatagtagccctgcggatcggatcttggacttggatcttattatctatgtttggttggtcggttcggttcggtactcggacttggactaacgaacgaatctttctctctctcacgaatcttgtacttcagttcagtcagcgggtggggcaccgcagtaccgtaccgacaccgaccgaccgaaccgagccggggcggatcggccatagataaattaataatcgttcgaaagaaccggagtcaataaaggagtcggattcaataagcggattcggtaccgacaccggagctggatctagagagtcagatcacttcgcggagttgagattgcCCATGTCTAATGAGGATGTATGAGGAGTATGAGTcagtaataataaatttcatttagaAAGAAATGTAATGTAAACTTCGCTCGCTGTATCTTCTGTAgtttttcaacagatattgatgatttttacgtcTTTCTTCTTATTTTCCAATTTCGGATCATATTAAGTTGGTTAAGAGAAGaattatgggggaggcctatgctataggggaagcctatgtcaaacagtggacgtcGTACGGCTGAGATCTTACACTCACTCACATCatatctatcgacgcggaatcggcttaagccgatcaaaaaaccctttatgtccacgcaataagagcgaaaaagacgtcgaggcatcgtcggccgagccgatacGAGCCGAACCATGACTTGTTAGCTGTTATTGCGTGAACATActcgtaatagtacattgtgcattaaggggcgtaagaaggggaccactaacgagtctattagaagcccgacgccggaagcgtatggtgtaaaattgggcTATAGTATAGGTTTTaaagatatttataaataaaacgttggctgacttgaaacctctttagtctgaaatgacgtacctacttactttttaaaactaaagtcataactcctttgaaaagaaaaactatacgttaATCCATAACTCCcccgggaacaattgaggccattgtcctttagtatacaggcatggaataacatcattgacgagcaagtgtgatgaaaaggaTTTTTGGATCGGCTTTTGTCGACTCCGCGACGATAGATGTGAGGAGAGCCTAACAGGTAATCAGAGCTGTTTTAATATGATCTGGATTACTACAAAGTATGAAGAGATTTACCAAACCACGCTGCTGCAAGTATCTCAGCTCTTCCAGGCGCCTTCTCTCGAACTCTTGGTATTCTTGGGGCGTGTATATCTGATTCTCATCAATCGGTTTCCAGCCTTGAAAGAACAACCGATATTTAAAGTCACAATAAAACGAAAAATGATTGTACTCTGCTACTTGTGGGTTTGTGAAATATAAAAGTTGGCCGACGAAGTGACGATTATAATAATCAATCACTATTACATACAACGTCACAGGTCACAGGTAAGTGATGCCAATAGCTAGTTATGTATAGGAAGTAGGTATCAACAAGATCAAGAGTACGGGACGCAATGTGTCTGGCTACGGAAGTGAATCCTGATTGACCTAATCCAGGATgtagtaacaaaaaattaaaaatgtgtataCTCGGCTACCGGATCTGAAAATTTCAATATAGTATCGCAAGTTACCTATTTGGCAGATTGCACGATTGAAATTAACTTGCTAACTGATTGATCCAGGCTTTACTTCGCGGATCTCCATACCTTGAACGTATGGTAGCAGAGTAGCAAGATAAAAGGTTGTAAGTGGTTCATTAATTAGCTAGCCGCTTACGCAATTAAATTTGAATGTAATAAGTACGAACCGAAATTGTGATTGAAATTCTAACATGCACGGCTATAAAGATAAGCATGGACGAATGACGCGGCCGCCGAAACAAAACATGATCAAATTTGACTCGCATTCGACGATGTTTTGAAATTCAAACGGAAACAACACACCTTCGTCTTGGTTGAAGTCCGCGCGCTGCGTCTCTAACATAAACTCGTGGAAGTCGATGAGGCCGTCTCGGTTCTTGTCGTTTTCCTTGAACACGTGTTCCCTCATGCGCTCCATTTCCTCGGCGCGCTCGTGAAGGTCCTTGTTGGGTCCGCCTGGGACGTAGATCTTGTCCAACtcctttatgaacagtgctttcACTTCGTCCGCGTCCCAAACGCCGTTGCCATCAACGTCTGTTGCATTACAAACCAACGACGCATTAACGTATGTGCCTTGTGATCAGAAATGTTTTTACTGCTGTTCCAGCCAAACGTCATTACGTCGTCTTTAAACacttataagtacatattttgttAGTGACTTAAAAAGACTCAACTAATATAAGGACATTTCGCTAGGGCAGTTGGAAATGTATTTCTCTCAGAATTAATGTGTCAACTTTAGATTAGAAcaggggtcttcaaactttttgattcaagggccacactgcacttaatgtaaattcgtgcgggccgactttggctggtcatggggctaatacattagttaagtagacttaggggctgtttcaacatccattgattagtgttaattgacggttaaatttgatggcatctctatttgttttgttcgaatagacgaagacggcattacatttaaccgtcagttaacactaatcaatggatggtgaaacagccccttagtcttcaGGGGGTACCCAGATACGAGTAACGCATAACGCTTTCTTTCCGCGGGCCGGATTAGAGGGGCTCGCGGGCCGTAGTTTGGCGACCCCTGGATTAGAACATGCTATTTTCAAACTGATGAGAATAAGTAACCATGCACTAAGCCACACtaataacaaaaatcaaaacaaaggTTACAAGTTTACAAATAAGTGAACAATCgcagtttaaaataaacaaacataactTGCAATAACAACGCATGTATGTAAAATCCAAGAAGCGTGCGAGTGAATGGGTATTAGTTAATTCCAATCAGGTTTATCGATTGTGAAGACACATTGTATCAGGAAAGTAAATAATGCTTTCTACTTCCAAATAACACGAAGCTCTAAGCGTAGGTGATTCAACAATCTATAACTACTTGAGAATAAGTGTTAAATCACATTCAACGAGTTTTACGGGAGCTAATTCAGCGAAGAGTCGCGCACTaaaaccatagtaaaagaggagaagtatgtaaactccgaccctttcgcagacttaactgcctactccggcgcggacgcttagggttatcgatgtctattttagattaactACCTACcggaaaataattttagtacgaaagttaacttaaaattgtcttatgtctgtgtctagacaaacaagattctatgccgctataatattattattatactaaattttaaaatattatttagaaatTCGCCGGAGTTGTgctggcgactgtgtacatactataACAATTTCGtttatagataggtaggtatctattattttttcatttagacgaccagatggcctagtggttagagaacctaactacgaagcttgaggtcccgtgtTCGATTCCAGAGTCGGGCAG harbors:
- the NUCB1 gene encoding nucleobindin 1 isoform X2, coding for MRLFPSLLCLLVILHSSYAPPVTQDKSDEKDSEIKDDLEEYMEYHRYLKEVVQALESDPDFRERLEKADQEDVRSGKIAEQLDFVNHNVRTKLDEIKRREMERLRHLATKQYELTNHLDTDTGKVPTNEHLDHNNPHTFEIEDLKKLIKKTTADLEAADKERKKQFKEYEMQKEFEKHQKLETLDEAQKKDYMEKLKQEEEAKKHHQPMHHPGSKQQLEEVWEKQDHMDQQFDPKAFFMMHDVDGNGVWDADEVKALFIKELDKIYVPGGPNKDLHERAEEMERMREHVFKENDKNRDGLIDFHEFMLETQRADFNQDEGWKPIDENQIYTPQEYQEFERRRLEELRYLQQRGLVDAHGRPVPGAQHQINQAYQQQQAYQQQYQQHPGQFQGQPQGQFQQPPHYQGQPQYQGQPPQYQGHPPQYQGQQQYHGQPQYQGQQPQFQGQQQAQFQQGQQPPQGQAPPHNQNLNQAPPPVIQAQAPQTQDQVPPAPPAQAPQAPQAPPAAQAPGQAPQAPSQVNQDPGHAPQTAAQAPPSQGQVPPSHHA
- the NUCB1 gene encoding nucleobindin 1 isoform X1 is translated as MRLFPSLLCLLVILHSSYAPPVTQDKSDEKDSEIKDDLEEYMEYHRYLKEVVQALESDPDFRERLEKADQEDVRSGKIAEQLDFVNHNVRTKLDEIKRREMERLRHLATKQYELTNHLDTDTGKVPTNEHLDHNNPHTFEIEDLKKLIKKTTADLEAADKERKKQFKEYEMQKEFEKHQKLETLDEAQKKDYMEKLKQEEEAKKHHQPLHHPATREQLLDLWKHADKMDPKDFDPKVFFMMHDVDGNGVWDADEVKALFIKELDKIYVPGGPNKDLHERAEEMERMREHVFKENDKNRDGLIDFHEFMLETQRADFNQDEGWKPIDENQIYTPQEYQEFERRRLEELRYLQQRGLVDAHGRPVPGAQHQINQAYQQQQAYQQQYQQHPGQFQGQPQGQFQQPPHYQGQPQYQGQPPQYQGHPPQYQGQQQYHGQPQYQGQQPQFQGQQQAQFQQGQQPPQGQAPPHNQNLNQAPPPVIQAQAPQTQDQVPPAPPAQAPQAPQAPPAAQAPGQAPQAPSQVNQDPGHAPQTAAQAPPSQGQVPPSHHA